GAACTTCAGCTAATTTTGATCTCACACATGGACTGGTAATTAGTATTGAACTCTTCAGCATCTGAAACAAGCTCATCAATACTCAATGGCAGATCAGAAGAGAAACTGAGGCTTGGCTTCACTTTTGGAACCTTGAAAGGCTCAGCTTCATTGCTGAGAATCTGCAGAACCCTTCTCATGGAAGGCCTCATAGCACTATCAGGATTAGCACAGCTCAATCCCAATAGCAGCATCATCCTCATTCCTTCCTCATCAAATTCCCCATTCAACCTCTTATCTGCAGCCTCAAGTATCCTCCCTTCATAGTGCAACCCCCAAACCCAATCCACCAAATTCACCATCTTTGCACCACCCTCCCTCTCAATTGGCCTCTTCCCACAAGCCACCTCAAGCACCACCACCCCATAGCTGAACACATCAGTCTTATCATTAGCCTTCCCATACTGAAGATACTCAGGTGCAAGGTACCCCATTGTCCCAGCAGTCAAAGTGGAAACAGGACTCTTATCATGATCCATGAGCTTTGCCAATCCAAAATCCCCCAACCTTGGATTGAAATTCCCATCCAACAACACATTCCCAGTCTTAATGTCTCTATGAATCACTCTTTGCTCACACTCCTGATGAAGGTAAACCAGCACAGAAGCCAAACCAAGAGCAATGTTAACCCTGTGACCCCAACTCAACACCTTCCCCCTCTCAGGCTCCTTGTAAAGCACCTTATCCAAGCTCCCATTAGCCATGAAATCATACACCAGAAGCAATTCACCTTTCTCAGCACACCAACCTTGCAGCTGCACCAAATTCTTGTGCCTCAAACCAGCTATGATGCTCAACTCAGCTAAGAATTCAGTCTTTCCTTCATGGGAATGTCTTGATCTCTTCACTGCAGCAATGGTACCTGAAGAGATCAAGAACGCTTTATACACAGTCCCAAACGAACCATGCCCAACAATCCTACTGGGATGAAACTCTCTGGTAGCAGATTTCAACTCCTTGTAATCATATTCCCTTGGACAAGCCACAAACGGTGATGGCCCAGGTTTCTTCAAGTTCGTAATGGTAACTTTCTTCACACCCTTCTTCCATTTTCTCACAGAAAGATACCCCAAGAATGAAAACACCGCGCAGAAGAACACTGGACCCGCAACAGCAAAACCAACCCCAACTCTGTTTTTCCCCTGTTTCCTATTCCC
This is a stretch of genomic DNA from Lotus japonicus ecotype B-129 chromosome 1, LjGifu_v1.2. It encodes these proteins:
- the LOC130732777 gene encoding probable L-type lectin-domain containing receptor kinase S.7, with amino-acid sequence MAMHTQRTFFFIFFTLFLIFFLKPCACIDFEFPYFTTTINNNLTLVGDSYLRNGVVSLTTPTVATATSTGAIFYANPISLFDPYSNTTSSFSTTFSFSITNTLNPTSFGDGLAFFLTPTNPSTAATPTTFIAVEFDTKLHNRFNDPNENHVGLDIDALISLKTANPISHGIDLKSGNPITAWVDYSATDPTVVDVFLSYSSVSKPFDPVLRVTVDLSEHLKDPMYIGFSASSSDGSSELHLVENWSFRSFGFVPVRPSSRAPHNVSDSTVGLTVAGEGAKKQGNRKQGKNRVGVGFAVAGPVFFCAVFSFLGYLSVRKWKKGVKKVTITNLKKPGPSPFVACPREYDYKELKSATREFHPSRIVGHGSFGTVYKAFLISSGTIAAVKRSRHSHEGKTEFLAELSIIAGLRHKNLVQLQGWCAEKGELLLVYDFMANGSLDKVLYKEPERGKVLSWGHRVNIALGLASVLVYLHQECEQRVIHRDIKTGNVLLDGNFNPRLGDFGLAKLMDHDKSPVSTLTAGTMGYLAPEYLQYGKANDKTDVFSYGVVVLEVACGKRPIEREGGAKMVNLVDWVWGLHYEGRILEAADKRLNGEFDEEGMRMMLLLGLSCANPDSAMRPSMRRVLQILSNEAEPFKVPKVKPSLSFSSDLPLSIDELVSDAEEFNTNYQSMCEIKIS